The Coregonus clupeaformis isolate EN_2021a chromosome 6, ASM2061545v1, whole genome shotgun sequence genome has a segment encoding these proteins:
- the spred3 gene encoding sprouty-related, EVH1 domain-containing protein 3 has protein sequence MEGDVRVRAVVMTRDDSSGGWVPLGGGGLSHVVICKGRSHEGGGRREYIVRGERLRDRAPVLECAVQKGLVYNKVNPIFHHWRMEERKFGLTFQSPADAISFERGLQAVIHKLDRGSESPSSSTPEEGDTEDDGQASHTGSESSSNSRKEMLPKPVTIVTSESSSTCFVRSTSEEFSFGASHTLTTTTPAQIHTRPTQHQLSQVTAVLNPPSPPPPPPAPPTPPKGPPASSPLSPTISLLEEGDLRILDPCKDLWGSRGYEDYRRAGAARTMVGGLTGGVVVGSGGSIQDKSTELCVVRFEKEVAGVGTAGCEVTVTLDSKGSQRLSSSSSPTCMASMPNAVSGGSSGAGSPQETGKGSPSPCCIHTSLATPRSRTRKRGGGGGGGGGGGAAAGGGDSNDGDPAISPDEDSPCPAGSSCSSRCVYCRSVFSQSENGRGRCRDAPDPALHCLRQWTCVWCAESLLYHCMSDSEGEFWEPCSCEDSLGEGHPHPLCCARWLALLALSLFVPCMCCYLPLRACLRCGERCGCCGGKHKAVR, from the exons tGTGCGTGTTCGAGCCGTGGTGATGACACGTGACGACTCCAGTGGCGGCTGGGTACCCCTGGGGGGCGGTGGCCTCAGTCACGTGGTGATATGTAAGGGGAGGAGCCATGAAGGCGGGGGACGGAGAGAATACATTGTACGCGGAGAGCGGCTACGCGATCGAGCA ccAGTGCTGGAGTGTGCTGTGCAGAAGGGGCTGGTCTACAACAAGGTGAACCCCATCTTCCACCACTGGCGCATGGAGGAGCGTAAGTTTGGCCTGACGTTTCAGAGTCCTGCCGACGCCATCTCCTTCGAGCGCGGCCTACAGGCGGTCATCCATAAGCTGGACCGCGGCTCTgaatctccttcctcctccacgcCTGAAGAGGGTGACACCGAGGACGATGGTCAAGCG TCCCATACAGGAAGTGAGTCATCTTCCAATAGCCGGAAGGAGATGCTTCCCAAGCCCGTCACCATAGTAACCAGCGAGTCCTCCTCCACCTGCTTCGTACGTTCCACCTCCGAGGAGTTTAGCTTCGGAGCGTCCCACACgctcaccaccaccacacctgcCCAG ATCCACACCAGGCCTACGCAGCACCAACTCTCCCAAGTCACAGCTGTGTTGAACCCTCCgtccccccctccacctccccctgctCCCCCCACTCCTCCAAAGGGCCCCCcagcctcctcccccctctcccccaccatctctctacTAGAGGAGGGAGACCTGCGCATTCTGGACCCCTGTAAGGACCTGTGGGGCTCCCGGGGGTACGAGGACTACCGGCGTGCCGGGGCGGCTAGGACCATGGTGGGTGGTCTGActgggggggtggtggtgggcaGTGGGGGCAGCATACAGGACAAATCCACAGAGCTGTGTGTTGTGCGCTTTGAGAAGGAGGTGGCAGGGGTGGGCACGGCGGGCTGCGAGGTGACCGTCACTCTGGACAGTAAAGGTTCCCAgcgcctctcctcctcctcctcgcccaCCTGCATGGCCTCCATGCCCAATGCTGTGTCTGGAGGCTCGTCGGGCGCCGGCTCGCCCCAGGAGACCGGGAAGGGAAGTCCCTCCCCCTGTTGCATCCACACCTCTCTGGCCACTCCCCGCTCACGGACTCGCAAgcgaggaggtggtggtggtggaggaggaggaggaggggcagcagCAGGAGGCGGGGATAGTAATGATGGTGACCCGGCCATCTCCCCAGACGAGGACAGTCCGTGTCCGGCGGGGTCGTCGTGTTCGTCGCGCTGCGTCTACTGCCGCTCCGTGTTCAGCCAATCAGAGAACGGGCGGGGCCGCTGCCGGGACGCCCCCGACCCCGCCCTACACTGCCTGCGCCAGTGGACCTGTGTGTGGTGCGCAGAGAGCCTGCTTTACCACTGTATGTCGGACTCAGAGGGCGAGTTCTGGGAGCCGTGTTCCTGCGAGGACTCTTTAGGGGAGGGCCATCCTCACCCCCTGTGCTGCGCCCGCTGGCTGGCCCTCCTGGCCCTGTCACTGTTTGTGCCCTGCATGTGCTGCTACCTGCCCCTGCGCGCCTGCCTGCGCTGTGGAGAGAGGTGCGGCTGCTGTGGTGGAAAGCACAAGGCCGTCCGGTGA